The Spirochaeta isovalerica genome includes a window with the following:
- a CDS encoding ABC transporter permease, with amino-acid sequence MSRYIVKRILQSLLTVVIVVIAVFLLLRLMPTSGYFTREDYINMTEEMRSAYLKSLGVTDPAFIQLQRFFTGVFKGDLGRSITVYPKLPIRTILAEKVPYSLWFGLASMFISVTLGFGLGILMARFKDRWPDHLGTAYVVTVRAIPSLIYLFLIQIWVTGIMRWPMVFYEDRPVTWILPVVSLSLTGIAWYGIWLRRFMVDEENRDYIKFARSKGLSQKYIMRHHVLRNAVVPLVQYLPVQLLLTIAGSLIIESIYSIPGMGGLLVYAIKQQDNNLVQVLVLIYAVLGVAGVFVGDLLMAFVDPRIRLAEKKKKKEALRV; translated from the coding sequence ATGTCACGTTATATCGTAAAACGAATTCTGCAGAGTCTTCTCACCGTCGTCATTGTCGTCATCGCTGTGTTTTTACTCCTCAGGCTGATGCCGACAAGCGGTTACTTCACCCGGGAAGACTATATCAATATGACCGAGGAGATGCGCAGCGCCTATCTCAAGAGCCTGGGCGTCACTGACCCGGCTTTCATCCAGCTGCAGCGTTTCTTCACAGGGGTGTTTAAAGGCGATCTTGGCCGGTCCATCACTGTCTATCCCAAGCTGCCCATAAGGACGATTCTGGCGGAAAAGGTTCCCTATTCGCTCTGGTTCGGACTGGCCAGCATGTTCATCAGCGTAACGCTGGGTTTCGGACTGGGGATCCTTATGGCGCGGTTCAAGGACCGATGGCCCGATCATCTGGGTACCGCCTATGTCGTGACCGTCAGAGCCATACCCAGCCTTATCTATCTCTTCCTCATTCAGATCTGGGTTACGGGAATTATGCGCTGGCCCATGGTCTTTTACGAAGACAGGCCGGTCACCTGGATTCTGCCCGTCGTTTCCCTGTCCCTGACGGGAATCGCCTGGTACGGGATCTGGCTCCGCCGCTTTATGGTGGATGAGGAAAACCGCGATTACATCAAGTTCGCCCGTTCCAAGGGCCTCAGTCAGAAATATATCATGCGGCACCATGTGCTGAGAAACGCCGTGGTTCCCCTTGTCCAATATCTGCCGGTGCAGCTGCTGCTGACCATAGCCGGTTCGCTCATTATCGAGAGCATCTACTCCATCCCCGGCATGGGCGGGCTTCTCGTCTACGCCATCAAACAGCAGGACAACAACCTGGTGCAGGTCCTGGTTCTTATCTACGCGGTGCTCGGCGTGGCGGGAGTCTTCGTCGGAGACCTGCTGATGGCTTTTGTCGATCCCCGGATACGACTGGCCGAAAAAAAGAAGAAAAAGGAGGCCCTCCGTGTCTGA
- a CDS encoding two-component regulator propeller domain-containing protein gives MQRTLILLIMFLSLVSLSAEEDFSFSRIGLDEGLSHSRIYALLQDDRGFMWIGTSNGLNRYDGRSFRYYKNDPDDKGSLPHNYVTSLIQDSSGYIWIGTDGGGAARLDPRSGQFLRYAKDERDESRRISDNYVWGLLEDSKGRIWMGTTYGGVSLVDPRSNSIRYFEAGSGGTGLSHNNVWPIVEDGNGDVWIGTDGGGINRYIESTGRFIQYRHNDEEPDSLSSDYIFSLYIDSGNTLWVGTSGGGLNRFDRKSESFVSYRHEENDPESISNNSIRAIKEDSRGRFWVGTTDGLNLMNRETGAFRQIFHKSGDMRSLAHSRIHTIMEDRGGVLWFGTRDGISLYTNPLFNRIAISGEGADIPRRNDIRAILSNGRGGLYAGTYQGLFEISGAVQKEIFSGEIVYALHRGSDGSLFCGTDRGFYLLEEEGDGISGRRRLADGVVNQIKEDLYGAIWIATAYDGLFRYDMAGGSLQQFSPEDPTAVRLSSFDVSSLMLLDDGNLLIGSRDNPLLLMDTQTLALSEPSDPLFSGISSYYMTRSDRDYFFALDQRGLLIVDRLSGERKILREKSGLPSDIIRSVLIGEEGDIWISTLKGIARYDKARDLIFSYGIEDGLPGLIYNPAAAFRDRSGNLYFGSTGGLAFLERGKGLDSSAREEPRMAVEVFRSLSMEENIYREGENLELDADNRMLIVKLTAFDYSRPGDLRYAYRFGEKDDWIEIGVHGEIIFSHLAPGRYSLHLRSGSSGGLWFGNELNVPLIVKPSLLLRWYMLVFYGLILLGVLIAVIRLRSRMHLGTIRRQEALVRERTAELEEAKRELEREMRLKSTYFINLAHETKTPLTFIQNYIQRYMEKKGADSDLRIVRDNVDKLVRDMVNYLDSEKMNQNRTIYNHDQICSVSELVLSGVEMVRSAAEVRGLDFNSEIEPGLFINGDPLAVDRIFNNLVDNALKYNREKGSVRISLRSGSDGVILEVRDSGKGISESRLEKIFDPFYQSSHRKEHIQGIGMGLSIVRRILENMGARILVESEKDRGSVFRIIFKASVPPGSGQASGLPSGHLSFRSPLPQLPQDVFHSEQNKTIVLIDDDRDMLRLLAETLSDRYNLVFSESAEDILERIPFLKSPDLIISDVMLGGMDGHELLLRIQEGPWKSAPFIFLSARGGRQEELQGIDEGAVDYIAKPFRADELTARIEARLKGQRRREEIYLSNIREALSSRFNPGREGLEDRIKRLAAEKDLSPREEEILGLLARGQYNKEIASDLGISVRTVEKHLYNLFRKTGVQSRLELINLLH, from the coding sequence GTGCAAAGAACTTTGATTCTTCTGATAATGTTTCTATCTCTTGTTTCTCTTTCCGCCGAAGAAGATTTCAGTTTTTCCCGGATCGGTCTCGACGAGGGGCTTTCCCACAGCAGAATCTACGCCCTCCTTCAGGATGACAGGGGATTCATGTGGATCGGCACCTCCAACGGACTCAACCGCTATGACGGAAGGTCTTTCCGCTATTACAAGAACGATCCCGACGACAAGGGATCTCTGCCCCATAACTACGTAACGAGTCTCATCCAGGACAGCAGCGGTTATATCTGGATCGGGACAGACGGGGGAGGAGCCGCCAGACTTGATCCCCGGAGCGGCCAGTTTCTGAGGTACGCAAAAGACGAAAGGGATGAGAGCCGGAGGATTTCCGACAACTACGTATGGGGGCTTCTGGAGGACAGCAAGGGGCGGATCTGGATGGGGACAACCTACGGAGGTGTTTCCCTGGTCGATCCCCGGAGCAATTCTATCCGGTATTTCGAAGCAGGTTCCGGCGGCACCGGGCTGAGCCACAATAATGTGTGGCCGATCGTCGAGGATGGAAACGGAGATGTCTGGATAGGCACCGACGGAGGAGGCATAAACCGCTATATCGAATCAACAGGACGGTTCATACAGTACCGGCATAATGATGAAGAGCCGGATTCTCTCTCGAGCGATTATATTTTCTCCCTTTATATCGACAGCGGCAATACGCTATGGGTCGGGACTTCGGGAGGAGGGCTGAACCGCTTTGACAGAAAAAGCGAGTCTTTCGTCTCCTATCGTCATGAGGAGAATGATCCGGAGTCCATAAGCAATAATTCGATCCGGGCCATCAAGGAGGATTCGCGGGGGCGTTTCTGGGTGGGAACGACCGACGGTCTCAATTTGATGAACCGGGAGACGGGAGCTTTCAGACAGATTTTCCATAAGTCGGGCGATATGCGGTCACTGGCCCATTCGAGGATACATACCATAATGGAGGATAGAGGAGGGGTCCTCTGGTTCGGGACCAGGGATGGCATCAGCCTTTATACCAACCCTCTCTTCAACCGCATTGCTATTTCCGGTGAGGGAGCCGACATCCCGCGGAGAAATGATATCCGGGCCATTCTTTCAAACGGCCGGGGGGGACTGTACGCCGGAACTTATCAGGGGCTTTTCGAGATCAGCGGGGCGGTCCAGAAGGAGATATTTTCGGGAGAGATAGTCTACGCGCTTCACCGCGGTTCCGATGGATCCCTTTTCTGCGGCACCGATCGCGGCTTTTATCTGCTTGAGGAGGAAGGAGACGGGATCTCGGGCCGAAGACGTTTGGCCGATGGTGTGGTCAATCAGATCAAGGAAGACCTTTATGGAGCGATCTGGATCGCTACCGCATACGACGGATTATTCCGTTATGACATGGCGGGCGGAAGTTTGCAGCAGTTCTCTCCCGAGGATCCCACAGCCGTGCGCCTTAGTAGTTTCGATGTCTCTTCCCTCATGCTGCTCGATGACGGCAATCTGCTCATAGGTTCCAGAGACAACCCCCTTCTCCTGATGGATACGCAAACGCTCGCCCTTTCCGAACCGTCGGATCCTCTTTTCAGCGGAATCAGTTCTTATTATATGACCCGGTCCGATAGGGATTATTTTTTCGCCCTCGATCAGAGAGGTCTTCTGATTGTGGACCGCCTGAGCGGAGAAAGAAAAATCCTGAGGGAAAAGAGCGGACTCCCTTCCGATATAATCAGATCGGTTCTGATCGGCGAAGAGGGGGATATCTGGATCTCCACACTCAAGGGCATCGCCCGGTACGATAAGGCCAGAGATCTGATATTCAGTTATGGCATCGAGGACGGTCTTCCCGGACTCATCTACAATCCTGCGGCGGCTTTCCGCGACCGGTCGGGCAATCTCTATTTCGGGTCGACCGGAGGGTTGGCCTTTCTGGAAAGGGGGAAGGGCCTGGATTCATCGGCCCGGGAGGAGCCCCGGATGGCTGTAGAGGTCTTCCGCAGTCTCTCCATGGAAGAGAATATCTACCGGGAGGGAGAAAACCTTGAGCTCGACGCCGATAACCGGATGCTCATTGTCAAGCTCACGGCCTTCGATTACAGCCGACCCGGCGATCTCCGCTATGCCTACCGCTTCGGCGAAAAGGACGACTGGATAGAAATCGGCGTTCACGGGGAAATCATCTTCAGCCATCTGGCTCCGGGCCGTTACAGTCTCCACCTCCGGTCGGGGAGCAGCGGAGGGCTCTGGTTCGGCAATGAGCTGAATGTCCCTCTTATTGTGAAGCCTTCTCTTCTTCTGCGCTGGTATATGCTGGTCTTTTACGGCCTGATACTTCTCGGCGTCCTTATCGCCGTTATCCGGCTCCGAAGCCGGATGCATCTGGGAACGATTCGGCGGCAGGAAGCTCTCGTCCGGGAAAGGACGGCGGAACTGGAAGAAGCCAAGAGAGAGCTTGAACGGGAAATGCGCCTCAAATCGACCTATTTCATCAACCTGGCTCACGAGACCAAGACGCCGCTCACTTTTATCCAGAATTATATACAGCGCTATATGGAGAAAAAGGGGGCAGACAGCGATCTGAGGATAGTCAGAGATAACGTGGACAAACTTGTCCGCGATATGGTGAATTACCTCGATTCTGAAAAAATGAACCAGAACCGGACCATATACAATCACGATCAGATCTGCTCCGTAAGCGAACTGGTCCTTTCCGGAGTGGAAATGGTCCGATCGGCGGCCGAGGTAAGGGGACTGGATTTCAACAGCGAAATCGAACCCGGCTTATTCATAAACGGAGATCCCCTGGCGGTGGACCGCATTTTCAATAATCTGGTGGACAACGCCCTGAAATACAACCGGGAGAAAGGGAGCGTCCGCATTTCTCTGCGCAGCGGGAGTGACGGCGTTATCCTGGAAGTCCGGGACAGCGGAAAAGGCATTTCAGAAAGCCGTCTGGAAAAAATATTCGATCCCTTTTACCAGAGCAGCCACAGAAAAGAGCATATTCAGGGAATCGGAATGGGGCTTTCCATTGTCAGGAGGATTCTGGAAAACATGGGAGCGAGGATTCTTGTTGAGTCGGAGAAAGACCGGGGTTCTGTTTTCCGCATCATTTTCAAAGCGTCGGTTCCTCCGGGGAGCGGTCAAGCCTCCGGTCTTCCCTCCGGCCACCTCTCTTTCCGCTCGCCCCTGCCGCAACTCCCCCAGGACGTCTTTCATTCGGAGCAGAACAAGACTATAGTCCTGATTGACGACGACAGGGACATGTTACGCCTTCTGGCGGAAACCCTTTCGGACCGATACAATCTTGTTTTTTCGGAAAGCGCCGAGGACATTCTCGAGCGGATCCCTTTTCTCAAATCCCCCGACCTGATCATCTCCGATGTCATGCTGGGAGGGATGGACGGCCACGAGCTTCTTCTGCGCATTCAGGAGGGGCCGTGGAAATCGGCACCTTTCATTTTTCTCTCCGCCCGGGGGGGCCGGCAGGAGGAACTTCAGGGAATCGATGAAGGCGCAGTCGATTACATTGCCAAGCCTTTCAGAGCCGATGAGCTTACCGCGAGAATCGAAGCCCGTCTCAAAGGGCAGAGACGGCGGGAGGAGATTTATCTCAGCAATATCAGGGAGGCGCTGAGCAGCCGGTTCAATCCCGGGAGGGAAGGGCTGGAGGACAGGATAAAAAGGCTTGCGGCCGAGAAGGATCTGTCCCCCAGGGAAGAGGAAATCCTCGGCCTTCTGGCACGGGGCCAGTACAATAAGGAGATCGCCTCCGACCTGGGCATTTCGGTCCGCACGGTGGAAAAGCATCTTTACAACCTTTTCAGGAAAACCGGAGTGCAAAGCCGGCTTGAGCTGATCAATCTCCTCCATTAG
- a CDS encoding PAS domain-containing hybrid sensor histidine kinase/response regulator, translated as MKEEHYLKKELYSLIATDPSIFDFIQEGSLDGIWYWDLENPENEWMSPRFWTILGYDYNRKSHKPEEWQDIINQDDLKIAISNVEKHLADPDHPYDQIVRYMHCNGSTVWIRCRGIAIRDSQGKPIRMLGAHTDLTTIKASEKSLLENRKLLEETSRIAQIGGWEYYPEGDKFIWTPEVYRIQELDPEIIPSLELGVNMYHPDHRQVISHAVQRALENNESFNLELKIITGAGNERWVEAIGRPIEENGKIIGCRGTIQNVTDRKKIQEENERLTAQINHKSRMDALGQITGGVAHDFNNILTGIMSAANLLKIKGTYFDDKCKSYVELILKASDNAARLISKMLTFSRKDLEEKEILDIGKIINETIEILGNSIDKKITLKTNLTREKSLIWGNYISIENMLMNICINASHAMPNGGTIELSCRRFHADDLYCRTSTFDIIPGDYAQITIEDEGEGIPAENLTKIFDPFFTTKAAGKGTGLGLAAVYGIVTDLHGAITVDSELGKGTVFEILIPVTDSSRSTEKEGQIFKRGKGTILLVDDEEINRITGKDLLESLGYSVITAENGEESLSIFKENIGRIDLVIMDMTMPIMNGAETLEILKNEKPDLKAIIATGHAEYEKLNQIRDLGFNQFVKKPYSLGEMSHKIFSMIEKSP; from the coding sequence ATGAAAGAAGAGCATTATCTGAAGAAAGAACTCTATAGTTTAATCGCTACCGACCCTTCAATATTCGATTTCATACAGGAGGGAAGCCTTGACGGCATATGGTATTGGGATCTTGAGAACCCTGAAAATGAATGGATGAGCCCCAGGTTCTGGACCATTCTGGGGTACGATTATAACCGGAAGTCCCATAAGCCGGAAGAGTGGCAGGACATAATCAACCAGGATGATTTAAAGATAGCCATATCCAACGTCGAAAAACATCTGGCCGACCCCGATCATCCTTATGATCAGATTGTCCGTTATATGCACTGCAACGGCTCAACAGTATGGATCCGCTGCAGGGGTATAGCCATCCGTGACAGTCAGGGAAAGCCGATCAGAATGCTCGGAGCCCATACGGATTTAACGACAATCAAAGCCTCTGAAAAATCGCTTCTGGAAAACCGCAAACTCCTGGAAGAGACATCCCGGATAGCGCAGATCGGAGGATGGGAGTATTACCCCGAAGGAGACAAATTTATCTGGACTCCGGAAGTGTACCGCATCCAGGAACTGGATCCGGAGATTATACCTTCGCTCGAATTGGGTGTGAACATGTACCATCCCGATCACAGGCAAGTAATCAGTCATGCCGTTCAAAGAGCTCTGGAGAATAATGAATCATTCAATCTTGAGTTGAAAATTATTACCGGCGCCGGAAATGAACGCTGGGTGGAAGCGATAGGAAGACCTATTGAAGAGAATGGGAAGATTATCGGCTGCAGAGGAACTATTCAGAACGTAACCGACAGAAAAAAAATCCAGGAAGAAAACGAGCGGCTGACCGCCCAGATAAATCATAAAAGCAGAATGGATGCATTGGGACAGATAACAGGCGGTGTCGCCCACGACTTCAACAACATCCTGACAGGCATAATGAGTGCAGCGAACCTCTTGAAAATCAAAGGGACATATTTTGATGACAAGTGTAAATCCTATGTAGAGCTCATACTCAAAGCATCGGACAATGCGGCCAGGCTGATAAGCAAGATGCTGACCTTTTCCAGGAAAGACCTGGAGGAAAAGGAAATTCTGGACATCGGAAAAATCATAAATGAGACTATAGAGATTCTGGGAAATTCAATTGACAAGAAAATTACCTTGAAGACAAATCTGACCAGAGAAAAATCCTTAATATGGGGAAACTATATATCCATCGAAAACATGCTGATGAATATCTGCATCAATGCAAGTCATGCCATGCCGAACGGAGGGACTATTGAGCTGTCCTGCCGGAGATTCCATGCGGATGATTTATACTGCAGGACAAGCACCTTTGATATCATTCCCGGCGATTATGCGCAAATTACAATTGAGGATGAAGGCGAAGGAATTCCCGCTGAAAATCTCACGAAAATTTTCGATCCTTTTTTTACGACAAAAGCAGCGGGAAAAGGTACCGGTCTGGGGCTGGCAGCCGTCTATGGAATCGTGACTGATCTTCACGGCGCCATCACAGTCGACAGCGAATTGGGAAAGGGAACTGTATTTGAGATCCTCATACCGGTGACTGACTCTTCCCGGAGTACAGAGAAAGAGGGCCAGATATTTAAAAGAGGGAAAGGAACCATACTTCTGGTCGATGATGAAGAGATAAACAGAATAACGGGTAAAGATCTGCTTGAATCACTGGGTTATTCGGTGATAACTGCTGAAAACGGCGAAGAATCTTTAAGTATCTTTAAAGAGAATATCGGCAGAATAGACCTTGTCATTATGGATATGACAATGCCAATCATGAATGGCGCCGAAACGCTTGAAATATTAAAGAATGAGAAACCGGATCTGAAAGCGATAATAGCTACAGGACATGCTGAGTACGAAAAGCTGAATCAGATCAGGGATCTGGGCTTTAACCAGTTTGTAAAGAAGCCGTACAGCCTGGGAGAAATGAGCCATAAGATATTCAGCATGATAGAAAAATCCCCCTGA
- a CDS encoding peptide ABC transporter substrate-binding protein, translating into MKRVLAFCLMVLAASSLFGRGAGEAPDQYRTTYATEVKTLNYFLLLDTTALRVAANTMDGLVENDRYGKFVPSLAERWDHNEDYTEWTFYLRPGVKWVDSMGQETAWEVTADDFVEGMRFIAEPKNGIKNVGIIRKVISGLNGYYWDLVDIDDGVDIGKTREEALASFDSSVGVSAPDKYTVKYTLDNPTPYFLSYLVTELFFPLEKEFLDSVGAEDFGTTKEKLIFTGAYYLAEWQRDKEIRLAKNEHYWDADSVNVGQVSLQKVADDSIRVQMFQRGEVSATTLQGDQVKALEGTKWADNVFLDEKSSVTYWFAMNYTSDNPEARAFINNVNFRKALYHGIDRAKLLELVNPYEPEALLRNTIIPEDVIFDENGQDYTDYPLLKEVKERRTYDRELAQEYFQKAVDELTDGKGNIKGISPATVDMLPIAEIKADGKLPVQILFVHPTDPTKTREALLLQEMLRDTFDGQVELVLGQYVDDKYNDTIKPRRFDLLYDSFSFKYADPMAQLGRLVTDGSVNDGQYSFPEFDRLVEEADGKTSLTDRYEIFSRAERFLIDNAVIIPWQAGGGAYSMDTVVPFSTPRGGFGVTRFKYKGMILQQNPITADQYKMLEKAFRAELAPN; encoded by the coding sequence ATGAAAAGAGTTCTTGCCTTCTGTCTGATGGTGCTTGCCGCCTCTTCCCTCTTCGGAAGAGGGGCCGGCGAAGCGCCCGATCAGTACAGGACCACCTATGCCACGGAAGTGAAGACCCTCAACTACTTCCTGCTTCTCGACACGACGGCCCTGCGGGTCGCCGCCAATACCATGGACGGGCTTGTGGAAAACGACCGGTACGGGAAATTCGTTCCCTCACTCGCCGAGCGGTGGGACCACAATGAGGATTATACCGAGTGGACCTTTTATCTGAGGCCCGGCGTCAAGTGGGTAGACTCCATGGGACAGGAAACGGCCTGGGAAGTCACTGCTGACGATTTCGTAGAAGGGATGCGCTTTATTGCCGAACCGAAAAACGGAATCAAGAATGTCGGAATCATAAGGAAAGTGATTTCCGGACTCAACGGGTACTACTGGGATCTTGTGGATATTGACGACGGTGTGGATATCGGCAAGACAAGGGAGGAAGCTCTCGCTTCATTCGATTCCTCCGTGGGCGTTTCGGCCCCCGATAAATATACGGTCAAATACACCCTGGACAACCCGACTCCCTATTTTCTCTCCTATCTGGTTACGGAACTCTTCTTTCCTCTGGAGAAAGAATTCCTGGACAGCGTAGGCGCCGAAGATTTCGGGACGACGAAAGAGAAACTGATCTTCACAGGCGCCTACTATCTGGCGGAATGGCAGAGGGACAAGGAAATCCGTCTGGCTAAGAATGAGCACTACTGGGACGCCGACTCCGTTAACGTCGGACAAGTCAGCCTTCAGAAAGTGGCTGATGATTCCATCCGGGTCCAGATGTTCCAGAGAGGCGAAGTTTCGGCAACGACACTTCAGGGCGATCAGGTTAAAGCGCTGGAAGGCACCAAATGGGCGGACAACGTTTTCCTCGATGAAAAGAGTTCCGTCACTTACTGGTTCGCCATGAACTACACGTCGGACAATCCCGAAGCCAGAGCCTTTATCAACAATGTGAACTTCAGAAAAGCTCTCTATCACGGAATAGACAGGGCCAAGCTGCTCGAACTGGTCAATCCCTACGAGCCTGAAGCGCTTTTAAGAAACACAATCATTCCCGAAGACGTCATCTTCGATGAGAACGGCCAGGACTATACGGATTACCCTCTTCTGAAAGAAGTGAAGGAGCGGCGCACTTACGACAGAGAACTGGCTCAGGAGTATTTTCAGAAAGCAGTCGATGAGTTGACCGACGGAAAGGGTAATATTAAAGGGATAAGCCCCGCAACCGTGGACATGCTGCCTATCGCCGAGATCAAAGCCGATGGGAAACTTCCGGTTCAGATCCTCTTCGTCCATCCGACAGACCCGACCAAAACCAGGGAAGCCCTCCTGCTTCAGGAAATGCTCCGCGACACCTTCGACGGGCAGGTGGAACTGGTTCTGGGGCAGTATGTCGATGACAAATACAACGATACCATCAAGCCCAGACGCTTCGACCTTCTCTACGATTCATTCAGCTTCAAATACGCCGACCCCATGGCCCAGCTGGGAAGACTCGTCACCGACGGAAGCGTGAACGACGGCCAGTACTCCTTCCCGGAGTTTGACAGGCTCGTCGAAGAAGCCGATGGAAAAACATCGCTGACCGACAGATACGAAATCTTCAGCCGCGCCGAGCGGTTCCTGATCGACAACGCGGTCATCATCCCCTGGCAGGCGGGAGGCGGCGCCTATTCCATGGATACGGTTGTTCCTTTCTCGACTCCGAGAGGCGGATTCGGTGTAACGCGGTTCAAGTATAAAGGCATGATATTGCAGCAGAATCCCATTACGGCGGATCAGTACAAAATGCTGGAAAAAGCATTCCGGGCCGAATTGGCTCCCAATTAA
- a CDS encoding cyanophycinase: MGPLLIVGGADRIDQTDIYRAFLDNCTGGTEPSVAIIATATSDPEDAFDKIRTKLLSAGPCRAALLEISNQREEWKGGAFKREVLDLIESADGFWFTGGDQNMTIAALLEKDGSDTPALKAIREKNLRGAVIGGTSAGAAVMSDPMICGGETSSSLFSLFGSGKWDSDVALGKGLGFLKDILVDQHFDMRSRMGRLIAALNRTSFKYGLGISENTALLVKDGVFRVYGASSVFSVDMRDFSMDGRRARGIGISFFEKGDVFSADRGILDLRDKSPVGDRTVLSSLKPLSTGVFSPYADLRNFLARQLMDNDESMLESDAGRSSKYVTSYVFDPSLFPGESVFPALELRFHKTNGRTEAYADSRGGFAVVDVELEILSGNISFSP, translated from the coding sequence ATGGGACCCTTGCTGATCGTCGGCGGAGCCGACAGGATTGACCAGACCGATATATACCGGGCTTTTTTAGATAATTGCACAGGTGGTACCGAACCTTCTGTGGCGATTATCGCAACGGCAACGTCGGATCCCGAGGATGCTTTTGACAAAATCCGTACGAAGCTGCTTTCCGCCGGCCCCTGCCGGGCCGCGCTTCTGGAAATTTCAAATCAACGTGAAGAATGGAAAGGAGGCGCCTTCAAGAGGGAGGTTCTGGACCTGATAGAATCGGCTGACGGATTCTGGTTTACTGGAGGCGACCAGAATATGACGATCGCCGCTCTCCTTGAAAAGGACGGCTCAGACACTCCGGCCCTGAAAGCCATAAGGGAGAAAAATCTCAGGGGTGCCGTCATCGGCGGAACCAGCGCCGGGGCCGCTGTCATGTCCGATCCCATGATCTGTGGCGGCGAGACATCGTCATCACTTTTTTCGCTCTTCGGTTCCGGAAAATGGGACAGCGATGTGGCGTTGGGAAAAGGCCTGGGATTTCTGAAGGATATTCTGGTGGACCAGCACTTCGACATGCGCAGCCGTATGGGGCGGCTGATAGCCGCTCTGAACAGGACTTCCTTTAAATACGGCCTGGGAATTTCGGAAAACACGGCCCTTCTGGTAAAGGACGGAGTTTTCCGTGTTTACGGAGCCTCATCTGTCTTCTCTGTGGATATGAGAGATTTTTCCATGGACGGCCGGAGGGCCCGGGGCATTGGCATCTCATTTTTTGAAAAGGGAGATGTCTTTTCAGCGGATCGCGGAATCCTGGATCTGCGGGATAAATCGCCTGTCGGGGACAGGACGGTTCTCTCTTCACTCAAACCGCTGTCGACAGGTGTGTTTTCCCCCTATGCGGATCTGAGGAATTTTCTTGCAAGACAGCTGATGGATAATGATGAGTCCATGCTCGAAAGCGATGCCGGCAGGTCATCGAAATATGTCACATCCTATGTGTTCGATCCTTCCCTCTTCCCCGGCGAGTCTGTTTTCCCGGCTCTTGAGTTGCGGTTTCATAAAACCAATGGACGGACAGAGGCTTATGCCGACTCCCGGGGAGGTTTTGCCGTGGTGGATGTTGAACTGGAAATCCTATCCGGGAATATCAGTTTTTCCCCATAG
- a CDS encoding MFS transporter, with translation MNKKITVVSAFLLMLCLGGVYAWSLIASELVNSFGYTTTETQIIFGLLIAVFPLTMIGAGKLAPVIGPSRISLASAFLFTSGYLLAGLSRGSFPAVLIGISLFSGMATGLGYWVALTIPVQLYPERKGLITGLTSAGFGLGALVLSKLAGFVLQSGRDVFQLFVIIAVLYGLIILFASRFIKIDNSLNRVSTPASSIRVVKNPVFLKLFLGIFFGTFAGLLIVGSLKLIGMESGMDNNIIILSVSLLSVANFTGRIFWGAVSDRIGAGLSIVAALFIQAAGISLLSISSLSGTKFLLVTLIIGLGFGGNFVLFARETAQKFGVAQLGSVYPYVFLGYAAAGIGGPVIGGLLNDLNGTFSFSIYIAALMSLAGALLYFPSLSLFRQRKSIFPEES, from the coding sequence ATGAACAAGAAGATAACTGTTGTTTCCGCATTCCTGCTCATGCTGTGTCTGGGCGGAGTCTACGCCTGGAGTCTGATCGCATCAGAGTTGGTAAACAGTTTCGGATATACAACAACAGAAACACAGATAATTTTCGGTTTGCTCATAGCTGTATTCCCCCTAACCATGATCGGGGCGGGCAAGCTGGCTCCTGTCATCGGACCTTCCCGGATCTCTCTGGCTTCGGCTTTTCTTTTCACATCCGGATATCTTCTTGCGGGATTATCCCGTGGCAGCTTTCCCGCTGTTCTTATCGGGATAAGCCTCTTTTCCGGAATGGCAACAGGACTGGGTTACTGGGTAGCCTTAACCATACCCGTTCAGCTTTATCCTGAAAGAAAGGGTCTTATCACGGGGCTGACATCGGCGGGATTCGGTCTCGGAGCCCTGGTCCTGTCTAAACTTGCAGGCTTCGTATTACAGTCGGGCAGGGATGTTTTTCAGCTTTTTGTTATAATAGCGGTTTTATACGGATTGATTATTCTTTTTGCATCCAGATTCATTAAGATTGATAACTCCCTAAACAGGGTTTCAACCCCTGCCTCATCAATCCGTGTCGTGAAGAATCCCGTATTTCTGAAACTGTTTCTTGGCATATTTTTTGGAACCTTTGCCGGCCTTTTGATAGTAGGAAGTCTGAAGCTTATAGGAATGGAGTCTGGGATGGATAATAATATTATTATCCTATCCGTATCACTTCTCTCCGTCGCCAACTTTACCGGAAGGATTTTCTGGGGAGCTGTCAGTGACAGAATCGGAGCCGGCTTATCGATTGTCGCCGCCCTTTTCATCCAGGCCGCGGGAATCTCTCTGCTCTCAATTTCCTCTCTCTCAGGGACTAAGTTCCTATTGGTGACTCTTATTATCGGGCTTGGCTTTGGCGGGAATTTCGTCCTTTTCGCCAGGGAGACGGCACAGAAGTTCGGTGTCGCGCAACTCGGATCTGTCTATCCTTATGTCTTTCTGGGTTATGCCGCGGCTGGAATCGGCGGTCCGGTAATTGGAGGTCTACTCAATGACTTGAACGGAACGTTCTCTTTTTCGATCTACATAGCTGCTCTTATGAGCTTAGCCGGTGCGCTTCTATATTTTCCCTCCCTGTCCTTATTCCGGCAGCGGAAGAGTATTTTTCCAGAAGAAAGTTAA